Proteins encoded together in one Pantoea sp. CCBC3-3-1 window:
- a CDS encoding thiamine pyrophosphate-binding protein, with protein sequence MMVSAVVSRNGGQIVLEQLREQGARRVFLVPGESFLPCIDAFNDHSDLIQPIVCRQESGAAYMAEAYGKMTGEPGICMVTRGPGATNASIGVHTAYQDSTPMILFVGQVGNDFIEREAFQEIDYRRMFGQMAKWVAQIDRTDRIPEYVARAYAIATSGRPGPVVLALPEDVLWGESDVPVVPARTRLETWPGAESLSQLATHLEQAKCPFLLVGGSGWTEEAQQQISAFASRFDLPVGVAWRRLECYDQHDQQFVGHVGFAMHDELRQTLVSSDLIIAVGTRIGEATSEGYSWISSPKPQQKLIHVYPDPEELGRVYRPDLAINASVNGFAASLSNLKPASVPLWAELRCRAREAWLNTLKPLPSPGELSLDRVAETVGRVLEGRGCITVGAGNYALYPHRYIPFSGRGSSLAPTVGSMGYGLPAAVSYKLENPDQPSICFAGDGCFQMNMQELGVALQYDVGIVVLVFNNGMWGTIRAHQERDFPGRETALIFTNPQFARLADAYEGFGRVIDRTEDFEAAFREALLFAEEKKRPAILELRYDSNGISPGMLLSDIQRKALEGRAQ encoded by the coding sequence ATGATGGTGTCAGCAGTCGTTTCCCGAAATGGCGGTCAGATTGTCTTAGAGCAACTGCGAGAACAGGGCGCGAGGAGAGTATTTCTTGTCCCTGGTGAAAGTTTCCTTCCCTGTATTGATGCGTTTAATGACCACAGTGATCTAATACAACCGATTGTCTGTCGCCAGGAGAGTGGTGCGGCATACATGGCTGAAGCCTACGGGAAAATGACCGGTGAACCCGGCATTTGCATGGTGACCCGAGGTCCTGGTGCAACAAACGCTTCAATCGGGGTACACACCGCATATCAGGACTCGACCCCGATGATTTTATTCGTCGGACAGGTAGGTAATGATTTTATTGAGCGTGAGGCATTTCAGGAAATTGACTACCGCCGCATGTTTGGTCAGATGGCCAAATGGGTGGCTCAGATTGACAGGACTGACAGAATTCCGGAATACGTCGCCCGTGCTTATGCCATCGCAACAAGCGGGCGGCCTGGCCCCGTCGTGTTAGCTCTGCCTGAAGATGTCTTGTGGGGCGAGTCCGATGTACCTGTTGTTCCGGCGCGAACGCGTCTGGAAACCTGGCCGGGTGCAGAATCACTGTCTCAGCTCGCCACTCATCTTGAACAGGCGAAGTGTCCCTTCCTGCTGGTGGGGGGAAGTGGATGGACTGAAGAAGCACAACAGCAAATCAGCGCTTTTGCGTCCCGATTTGATTTGCCCGTCGGTGTCGCATGGCGTCGCCTGGAATGTTATGACCAGCACGATCAACAGTTTGTCGGCCATGTTGGTTTTGCGATGCATGATGAATTGCGCCAGACGCTGGTATCCAGTGACCTGATTATTGCGGTGGGTACCCGAATAGGTGAAGCCACCAGCGAAGGCTACAGCTGGATTTCCTCGCCAAAACCTCAGCAAAAACTCATCCACGTGTACCCGGATCCGGAAGAGCTGGGGCGGGTTTATCGACCTGATTTAGCCATCAATGCCAGTGTAAATGGCTTTGCGGCGTCGTTAAGCAATCTGAAACCTGCTTCAGTACCGCTCTGGGCTGAGCTGCGTTGTCGCGCCCGTGAAGCCTGGCTTAATACACTTAAACCTTTGCCATCTCCGGGAGAACTGAGTCTGGATCGGGTCGCGGAAACGGTAGGACGTGTGCTGGAAGGCCGGGGGTGTATCACCGTCGGAGCAGGCAATTATGCGCTCTATCCGCATCGCTATATCCCGTTTAGTGGGCGTGGCAGTTCACTGGCTCCGACAGTGGGGTCAATGGGGTACGGTCTGCCAGCGGCAGTATCCTACAAGCTGGAAAACCCGGACCAACCCTCGATCTGTTTCGCCGGCGATGGTTGCTTCCAGATGAATATGCAGGAGCTGGGTGTGGCCCTGCAGTATGACGTAGGAATTGTGGTGCTGGTGTTCAATAACGGCATGTGGGGCACAATCCGGGCGCATCAGGAGCGTGATTTTCCCGGGCGTGAGACCGCTCTGATATTTACTAACCCACAATTTGCACGTCTCGCAGATGCCTATGAAGGCTTTGGCAGGGTCATCGATCGTACTGAGGATTTTGAAGCAGCGTTCCGGGAAGCATTACTGTTCGCGGAAGAAAAAAAACGTCCTGCCATTCTGGAGTTGCGCTATGACAGCAACGGGATCTCACCGGGTATGTTGCTCAGCGATATTCAGCGCAAGGCGCTGGAAGGTCGCGCGCAATGA
- a CDS encoding Zn-dependent hydrolase, translated as MKLNQNPTDSSAASSLTINGARLWHNLMEMAAIGSTDKGGNSRLALSAEDSKGRRKFIADCQLLGMSVTSDAIGNLFCRLVGTHPELDPVVMGSHLDTQPKGGRFDGVYGVLAALEVIRTLHDAGLQPKRSIEIAVWTNEEGARFTPAMMGSAVFAGIMPLEDALARLDASGISVAASLEKERWTGDSPLGRAFNAYFEAHIEQGPVLEERDLVIGVVTGGQAISWLDVTVTGNSAHAGTTPMQNRTDAFLAVASMAAALEDVAKSFAPEGLLTIGELTISSASRNTIPGNVVFTVDLRHPDDAVLAQFDQACRQSLASVAERRGVQVSVKQHWLSAATPFDESCVALVNEAATASGYTHQRMISGAGHDAIHIAKHCPTTMIFIPCADGISHNESESIEPEHAEQGANVLFKAVTARAGM; from the coding sequence ATGAAACTTAATCAGAACCCTACAGATTCGAGTGCCGCAAGCAGCCTCACCATCAATGGTGCGCGTTTATGGCACAACCTGATGGAAATGGCGGCTATTGGCTCAACCGATAAAGGTGGAAATAGCCGACTGGCGCTGTCTGCTGAGGACAGTAAGGGGCGCAGGAAATTCATCGCGGATTGCCAGTTGCTGGGAATGTCCGTCACTTCCGATGCGATAGGAAATCTGTTTTGCCGTCTGGTAGGGACCCATCCTGAACTTGACCCGGTCGTCATGGGGAGCCACCTGGACACACAGCCGAAGGGCGGGCGGTTTGATGGGGTTTATGGGGTACTTGCCGCCCTGGAAGTGATCCGCACACTGCACGATGCCGGTCTGCAACCCAAACGCAGCATTGAAATTGCGGTATGGACCAATGAAGAAGGTGCCCGGTTTACACCCGCCATGATGGGGTCAGCCGTTTTTGCCGGGATTATGCCACTCGAAGATGCACTGGCCCGCTTAGATGCGTCAGGTATCAGCGTTGCCGCTTCGCTGGAAAAAGAGCGCTGGACAGGCGATAGCCCGCTGGGACGTGCCTTTAACGCTTATTTTGAAGCACATATTGAGCAGGGGCCGGTGCTTGAGGAACGGGACCTGGTCATTGGTGTCGTGACGGGAGGACAGGCAATCAGCTGGCTGGATGTTACCGTAACAGGTAACTCGGCGCATGCCGGGACCACGCCGATGCAAAACCGGACTGACGCCTTTTTAGCCGTGGCATCAATGGCTGCTGCACTGGAAGACGTTGCAAAAAGCTTTGCCCCTGAGGGCTTATTGACGATCGGTGAACTCACTATTTCTTCCGCCTCGCGTAATACGATTCCGGGAAATGTTGTCTTCACTGTGGATTTGCGCCATCCGGATGACGCTGTACTGGCGCAATTTGACCAGGCCTGCCGCCAGAGTCTGGCTTCGGTTGCCGAAAGACGCGGTGTACAGGTATCCGTTAAGCAGCATTGGTTGAGTGCTGCCACGCCCTTTGATGAAAGCTGCGTCGCACTGGTTAACGAGGCGGCCACAGCATCTGGTTATACCCATCAACGCATGATCAGTGGGGCCGGGCATGATGCGATTCATATTGCCAAACACTGTCCGACAACGATGATCTTTATCCCATGCGCTGACGGTATCAGCCACAATGAGTCTGAAAGCATCGAACCGGAACATGCGGAGCAGGGTGCCAACGTCTTATTCAAAGCGGTCACTGCTCGTGCGGGCATGTAA
- a CDS encoding aldehyde dehydrogenase family protein → MTDSLDLLSPAAAVFVNKEHKLFINNEWVSAVAGGTIEVINPANGRSFTSVPAGESADIDRAVSAARNAFEHGEWADMSPSARGKLLWRLGDLVEEHADELAQIEALDNGKPFNDARWGDVAFSYELLRYMAGWSTKINGQTIPLSSGAPFHAYTLRTPVGVCGQIVPWNFSLMMAVWKVAPALAAGCTIVLKPAEQTPLTALRLAELVAEAGFPPGVINVVTGYGETAGAALAEHPDVDKIAFTGSTEVGKKILAAAGTNLKKVSLELGGKSPMIVYGDADIEKAVSAIASGIFYNMGQTCTAGTRLYLHNDVADRVLEGLVSHACALKMGPGLNPDTQMGPLVSEEQQKRVCEYIASGIEEGATVLTGGSSWNGAGFYVEPTILDHTHNQMRVVQEEIFGPVLCVIRFTDEQEENVVIQANNSIYGLAASIFTRDISRAHRVAKRLKAGTIGINTHHVIDPALPFGGFKQSGWGREMGWEAIELYTELRSVGVAL, encoded by the coding sequence ATGACTGATTCATTGGATTTACTCAGCCCGGCAGCTGCCGTATTCGTTAACAAAGAACATAAGCTGTTTATTAACAACGAATGGGTCAGCGCAGTAGCGGGAGGCACAATAGAGGTCATCAACCCAGCCAATGGCCGTAGCTTCACCTCCGTCCCGGCGGGTGAGAGTGCGGATATTGATCGTGCGGTATCCGCTGCGCGGAATGCCTTTGAGCATGGCGAATGGGCAGACATGTCGCCTTCTGCGCGAGGCAAATTGCTGTGGCGCTTGGGTGATCTGGTGGAAGAGCATGCTGATGAACTGGCCCAGATTGAGGCGCTGGATAACGGTAAACCTTTTAACGATGCGCGCTGGGGGGATGTGGCTTTCAGTTATGAATTGCTGCGTTACATGGCGGGATGGAGCACCAAGATCAATGGTCAGACTATCCCATTGTCATCAGGTGCACCTTTTCATGCCTATACCCTGAGAACCCCTGTCGGGGTGTGTGGTCAGATCGTTCCCTGGAATTTTTCCCTGATGATGGCGGTATGGAAAGTCGCCCCCGCGCTGGCAGCAGGCTGTACGATTGTTTTGAAACCGGCTGAACAGACCCCGTTGACTGCACTGCGTCTGGCCGAGCTGGTGGCGGAAGCGGGCTTTCCGCCTGGCGTAATCAACGTTGTGACCGGATATGGTGAAACAGCCGGAGCCGCGCTGGCTGAACACCCCGATGTGGATAAAATCGCCTTCACAGGTTCAACGGAAGTGGGTAAAAAAATCCTTGCTGCTGCAGGCACTAACCTGAAGAAAGTCTCCCTGGAGCTGGGCGGTAAATCCCCGATGATCGTTTATGGTGATGCCGATATTGAGAAAGCCGTATCCGCTATCGCTTCAGGTATTTTTTACAACATGGGTCAGACATGTACGGCCGGTACCCGCCTCTATCTGCATAACGATGTGGCCGATCGGGTGCTGGAAGGACTTGTCAGTCACGCCTGCGCCTTAAAAATGGGGCCGGGACTGAATCCGGACACACAAATGGGACCGCTTGTTTCCGAAGAACAACAGAAGCGCGTCTGTGAGTACATCGCATCAGGTATTGAAGAGGGAGCGACCGTATTAACCGGAGGCAGTAGCTGGAATGGGGCCGGTTTTTATGTCGAGCCGACAATCCTGGACCATACCCACAATCAGATGCGTGTTGTTCAGGAAGAGATCTTTGGCCCGGTATTGTGTGTGATCCGCTTTACCGATGAGCAGGAAGAGAATGTTGTCATTCAAGCTAACAACTCAATTTATGGCCTGGCGGCGAGCATATTCACACGTGATATTAGCCGTGCCCATCGCGTCGCAAAACGCCTGAAAGCCGGAACCATCGGCATTAATACGCATCATGTCATTGATCCTGCTTTGCCTTTTGGCGGCTTTAAACAGTCTGGCTGGGGCCGGGAAATGGGGTGGGAAGCGATTGAGCTGTATACCGAACTGCGTTCGGTCGGTGTGGCACTTTAA
- a CDS encoding putative quinol monooxygenase yields MISITAVITVKAGYERVMADALLEVAAHVRENEPGTQGFYISQDSSNPCVFTTYERFTDAGAMDIHNNSAVVARFFDIAKPILAADVILVTANEVSTK; encoded by the coding sequence ATGATAAGTATCACTGCGGTAATCACAGTGAAGGCAGGTTATGAGCGGGTAATGGCCGATGCGTTGCTGGAAGTTGCGGCTCACGTCAGGGAAAACGAACCTGGCACACAGGGATTTTACATCTCACAGGACAGCAGCAATCCCTGTGTATTCACCACCTACGAGCGCTTCACCGATGCAGGCGCAATGGATATACATAACAATTCCGCTGTAGTGGCGCGTTTTTTTGACATAGCCAAACCGATTCTGGCGGCTGACGTCATTCTGGTTACGGCAAATGAGGTATCGACGAAATGA
- a CDS encoding ABC transporter ATP-binding protein, whose protein sequence is MANLMRPELLKVQKLHAGYGSIPVLFDVDFTLYNGELVGVLGHNGMGKTTLLKTIMGHLPASSGSIHFTGLDITRLRPESRARMGISIVPQGRQIFPALSVTENLQMGAIHLPAHAARQKIEEVIEDLPRLKPILPRAGGVLSGGEQQILALGRCLCSEPQLILLDEPTEGIQPSICDEITETLQKLAGRNGLSIILVEQDLTFISQLAERVFLLRRGEMGDPIDPAVLSDSNWVAEFNGLGA, encoded by the coding sequence TTGGCAAATCTCATGCGGCCTGAGTTGCTTAAGGTGCAGAAACTGCATGCCGGCTACGGGTCCATTCCCGTGCTGTTTGATGTTGATTTTACCCTTTATAACGGCGAGCTGGTGGGGGTTCTGGGACATAACGGCATGGGGAAAACCACGCTGTTGAAAACCATCATGGGTCACCTTCCGGCCAGCAGTGGGAGCATTCATTTTACCGGACTGGATATCACCCGGCTTCGCCCTGAAAGCCGGGCGCGTATGGGCATCAGTATTGTGCCGCAGGGACGACAAATTTTCCCTGCACTCAGTGTCACTGAGAATCTGCAAATGGGGGCGATACATCTCCCGGCTCATGCTGCACGTCAGAAAATTGAAGAGGTTATTGAGGATCTCCCTCGGCTGAAACCCATCCTGCCCCGTGCGGGTGGTGTGCTGAGTGGTGGAGAGCAACAGATTCTGGCCTTGGGGCGCTGTCTGTGCAGTGAACCACAACTGATCCTGCTGGATGAGCCTACCGAAGGCATCCAACCCTCTATCTGTGACGAAATTACTGAGACGTTACAAAAACTGGCCGGGCGTAATGGCCTCTCCATCATTTTGGTTGAACAGGATCTGACGTTTATCAGCCAGCTGGCGGAACGGGTCTTTCTGTTACGCCGTGGTGAAATGGGGGATCCCATTGATCCCGCCGTTCTTTCGGACAGCAACTGGGTTGCTGAATTTAACGGGCTCGGTGCCTGA
- a CDS encoding ATP-binding cassette domain-containing protein, whose product MNNPILLQATGVSVQFGGVRALNNIDFTLRRGELRCLIGSNGAGKTTFFRCLTGVQRPTSGSIVFNGKPMVGSERFQIARQGIGIKTQIPHLFEGLSARENVWLGLRDIARPAGRNEKVEEAMERVGITSLANKIVDKLAHGQRQLVELAMVIASDPPLILLDEPAAGMTGEEVNRLAEIIQEINQRHALVVVEHDMNFIRQIGKTVTVFHQGKILAEDNVEGIMSNQRVREVYLGKSHAA is encoded by the coding sequence ATGAACAATCCAATTCTGTTACAGGCAACGGGCGTCAGTGTGCAGTTTGGTGGCGTCAGGGCACTGAATAACATCGACTTCACGTTACGTCGTGGCGAACTACGCTGCCTGATCGGCTCGAACGGTGCCGGGAAAACGACCTTTTTCCGTTGCCTGACCGGTGTCCAGCGCCCCACCAGCGGCAGTATTGTATTCAACGGGAAACCGATGGTGGGATCTGAGCGTTTCCAGATTGCCCGACAGGGAATTGGCATCAAGACGCAGATTCCCCACCTCTTTGAAGGCTTATCTGCCCGGGAAAATGTCTGGCTGGGTCTGCGCGATATTGCCCGTCCCGCTGGACGTAATGAAAAGGTGGAGGAAGCGATGGAGCGGGTGGGGATCACTTCCCTCGCCAATAAGATCGTGGACAAACTGGCTCACGGTCAGCGCCAGCTGGTGGAACTGGCGATGGTCATTGCCAGCGACCCGCCGCTGATCCTGCTGGATGAACCCGCTGCGGGGATGACAGGTGAAGAAGTTAACCGCCTGGCTGAAATCATTCAGGAGATAAACCAGCGTCATGCGCTGGTTGTTGTCGAGCACGACATGAATTTTATCCGCCAGATTGGGAAGACAGTCACCGTCTTCCATCAGGGGAAAATTCTCGCCGAGGATAACGTCGAGGGAATTATGAGCAACCAGCGGGTACGGGAGGTCTATCTTGGCAAATCTCATGCGGCCTGA
- a CDS encoding branched-chain amino acid ABC transporter permease, protein MKLTSTASCNIAALITGMVVLLVLPAVMDLYSLINATIYVSLALFALSMALIWGHAGILCFGQSMFFGLGAYGYAVAGVNFGDSTWAVPIAIATPMLFALILGYFVFYGRLSDIYFGVITLTVTLILFKLANSTSGDAWHIGKARLGGFNGMPDTPPLNMPFNPAVPLSPDVVFMMAVCALVAGYMLCKWLIGSRFGRAVAGVRENEARAELLGYDSRRIKLYMFAIGAGLAGLAGCLFANSVFVSPTVFSLSNSAQVLIWVVVGGVGTLLGPILACLILQGLTAYLGTLGWIDPNIVLGSVLILFVLLLPKGLLPTLLERLPVIRARTPSATVVSRS, encoded by the coding sequence ATGAAACTCACTTCGACAGCATCCTGCAATATTGCGGCGCTGATTACTGGAATGGTTGTGCTTCTGGTGCTGCCTGCTGTGATGGATTTGTATTCACTCATCAATGCCACGATTTATGTCAGCCTGGCGCTTTTCGCGCTGAGCATGGCGTTAATCTGGGGGCATGCAGGTATTCTGTGTTTTGGTCAGTCCATGTTTTTTGGCCTGGGTGCCTATGGGTATGCTGTCGCTGGCGTTAATTTTGGCGACTCAACCTGGGCAGTACCGATTGCCATTGCTACGCCAATGCTGTTCGCATTGATCCTGGGATATTTCGTCTTTTATGGTCGTCTCAGTGACATCTATTTTGGCGTCATCACCCTCACCGTAACACTAATCCTTTTTAAACTGGCGAACAGTACTTCCGGGGATGCCTGGCATATCGGTAAAGCCAGATTAGGTGGGTTCAACGGCATGCCGGACACGCCACCCCTGAATATGCCATTTAATCCCGCTGTGCCACTTTCTCCTGATGTTGTGTTCATGATGGCGGTTTGTGCCCTGGTTGCGGGTTACATGCTGTGTAAATGGCTGATCGGTTCACGGTTTGGTCGGGCAGTTGCTGGTGTCCGTGAAAACGAAGCGCGCGCGGAACTGCTGGGTTACGACTCACGCCGTATCAAGTTGTATATGTTTGCCATTGGTGCGGGTCTGGCAGGACTGGCGGGCTGTCTTTTTGCCAACTCAGTTTTTGTCAGCCCCACGGTATTCAGCTTATCCAACAGTGCTCAGGTACTGATTTGGGTGGTGGTAGGTGGCGTCGGTACATTACTCGGCCCGATTCTGGCCTGCCTGATACTGCAGGGTCTGACAGCGTATCTCGGCACACTGGGATGGATTGACCCCAATATTGTATTGGGCAGTGTGTTGATCCTCTTTGTGCTGCTGTTACCCAAAGGTCTACTGCCAACACTTCTTGAGCGGTTACCTGTCATCCGTGCCAGAACGCCTTCAGCCACGGTGGTGAGCCGATCATGA
- a CDS encoding branched-chain amino acid ABC transporter permease has product MHYLLLTIIQIVDSIAELILVSLGLAVIFGMMRVINLAHGEFIMLGGFTSIFAVNAGINVWVAILVVAPCVVGILGMIIERIIIRHLYGRMVYTMLATWGLSLLLTGMATTSFGNRVQGISAPLGSVDFAGFSISLYNQLMVVVCLILLVGGYALLRYTRLGLIARATMQNPEMAASMGINRSRVFAMTFSLGAALSGLTGALLAPLSGVVPTMGAAYVSKAFITVITGGASVITGTGLSAALLGSIGTVTTFLSNPIFGDIALLAAALVLLRILPTGITGKIFRGAS; this is encoded by the coding sequence ATGCATTATCTGCTGCTTACGATAATTCAAATCGTTGACTCAATTGCGGAGTTAATCCTGGTTTCATTAGGGCTGGCGGTCATTTTTGGCATGATGCGCGTGATAAACCTCGCCCACGGTGAATTTATTATGCTGGGAGGTTTTACCAGCATTTTTGCCGTAAACGCAGGCATTAATGTCTGGGTAGCCATTCTGGTGGTGGCACCCTGTGTGGTGGGCATACTTGGGATGATCATTGAACGGATCATTATTCGTCATCTATACGGGCGAATGGTGTACACCATGCTGGCGACTTGGGGGTTGAGTCTGTTGTTAACCGGAATGGCAACCACGTCGTTTGGTAATCGTGTTCAGGGTATCTCCGCCCCCCTGGGCAGCGTCGATTTCGCGGGCTTCAGTATCAGTCTGTACAACCAGCTGATGGTGGTGGTTTGCCTGATTTTGCTGGTGGGCGGATATGCATTGCTGCGTTACACACGGCTGGGGCTGATTGCCCGTGCAACGATGCAGAATCCCGAAATGGCAGCATCGATGGGGATTAATCGCTCAAGAGTGTTCGCGATGACGTTCTCGCTGGGTGCTGCCTTAAGTGGTTTAACCGGTGCGTTGCTGGCACCGCTTTCGGGTGTGGTTCCTACCATGGGGGCGGCGTATGTCTCGAAAGCATTCATTACGGTTATTACCGGTGGAGCCAGCGTCATAACGGGCACCGGACTGAGCGCTGCCTTGCTTGGTTCTATAGGCACGGTGACCACCTTCCTGAGCAATCCAATCTTTGGCGATATCGCACTGCTGGCTGCGGCCTTAGTGTTACTGCGCATTCTGCCAACAGGTATAACCGGTAAAATTTTCCGGGGGGCATCATGA